The sequence GGGTGTTCTCATTTTCCTGTCGTTTATTTTCTGCCGTCTCCCTTGCGGATTCCGCTTTCACTCTCGCATTCTCTGCGACCACTCTTGCGGATTCCGCTTTCTTGACTGCTGCATCCGTGTCATCAATATTCTTGATGTGTCCTGCAATCCGGTTCTCAAGGTCTGTGAACTCATTCGCTGACAAGATAGCATTTTCATTTCTCTGTGACGGTTCAATCTCCATTGTGAATGATGCGGATGTAATAACCTGTGAATCATCGCTTGTCCGGATTTCAATGTCGCAATACGCCGTTCCGGAGGCTGCAAGTGCTTGATTCGTCAATTCGACCGTCACATCCGAACCGGAATATGAACATGTGTTATATACATGTTTTCCGTCCGGTTTTACAATGTTGATGACTGCTCTCGCACCCGTCGGGATTGTGTATGGTTCACCGTTGTTGAGTAACCTTGCGACAATGAATCGTGTTGCCTTGTCTCCCTGCTTTGCAGATACTAAATATCTTTTAGTGTCTCCGGACATTTCAAGATTGATGTTCGTTGTCAGTTTCGTCAATGCTGCCATGCTCTCACCTCCTCTCGGTGTTTACTTCTTATTCCTCCGGATTCTCCGGTTCATCCTGCTCCGGATGTTCCTCGTCCGGTTCTGTTTTCAGAACTCTCTTTGCTGCTTTCTTTGCCTTTTCAAGTTCCTCGTTTTTTTCTGCCATCATTGTATTTGTTGAGTTTATGAGTTCAATCTTTGCCTCACTCCTTACCTCTGCCAGTACGGAGGACAAAACTCCGTCCATGATGCACGGAGGCAATGCATGTCTTTTCTGTATCGTCTCCATAGCGTTGAGGATTTCTCCCTTTGCACATTCAATTCTTACTGCAAGCGGTGTATTCATGATTATTCCTCCTTTGCTGCCTGTGTCGCTGTTTGTGCTGCAAGTAGCATGTCAAGTTTCTTGTCAATACTCTGCAAGAGTTCTGTGTTTGTCTCCTCTGTTGATTCCCTCGTCACAACCTCTGCTGTTTCGTTTGGTCTTGAGTTGTCGGCAGCATCTTCCGGAATTTTATACTCCGGTTCTGCTGCTCGTTTGACTTCCTCCGTCTGAATATTTTCGTCATTCATCTGCATTTCTTTTCCTCCTGTTTTATCCATTGCTCCATGTTCCGGACACTAATATTCCTCTTTTGAACTCAAGCGTCGCCGTTGACCACTTTGTCAGTTTCCCGTCGCTGCCTACTTCTAAAGGTTGTTTGAATGTTAGCGTTCCACTTATTGAGCCATCCTCAAAACTTACATTCCTTAATGTGAAGAAATGCATGTTGATGTCTGCCCCTGCATGTAGCATGTTCGCCTCGTAATTTCCACACTGCTGTGTGCAGTACGACCATTTCATTGTGTACACACTTGCATTTGCACTTTCTTTGTTTGACCATGACATATAGGCGGTGTTGCTCTCTATATCAAAGACAAGTCCTCTCTGACTGTCGTTGTCTTTCATAGTGTTCGTTCCGATTTTCCCGACATAATATCCGTCACGATAGAAATGAGTTCCGTTGTAGTCAAATCGTGTTCTTTTTTGGTTATCCGTAATCGTTCCGGTGTACATTGTGATTGCGGTCGAATCAAACTGCATGTACGAACTGCCTTTGTTGAATGCAATTCGGACATTGTATGCATTCTGTGTGATAAGTGTTCCGAAATCATCCTCGTTCACCTTTTTGTTGACCTCGGAGGTGATTTCCTCCGCAGTCACTTGAATTTTTGCATCCGCATACAACGAATACAGACCCAACACCTCAATATCTGTAATGTACACTGGTGCATTTTGAGTATATGCGTAAATGTAAACGTATTTCGTTCCCTCTGATACCGTGATTTCACGCTCAATCGTTGTGAACTCTTTACTCTTTAACGCTCCGGATGATGTTGTTGAATAACTTCCCAACGCTCCCACCTGCACCCTTGCCGTGCTTTCGTACCCTGCTGCTGTTGCTGCCTTATATCTCACACGATATGTTCCCGCAGGTATTTTCCCTAAATTCTGCCGTATATACGAACCGCTTGAGGATGTTTTCAGTATTTTCGCAACCGTTCCCAATCCGGACACATCCATCACGGCATTGTTCGTCTCATTGCTGTTGTACCAATTATCATCAAGTCCGTTTGAAAAATCTCCATTCACAACATAGTTGTGCATTGAGTTTTCCTCAACATGCTTTACCTCTTGAGAAATCTCCTCTTTCGTGGCTTTTATCAAGGAATCCATCTGCACGGATGTATAATAATTTTTCAGAGTGTAGGCAACACCTGCCTCGACTGCCTCTTTCGATGCCGTGATTTTGGTTTCAATCTCCTCCGTGGTCGAATAGTTCTCAAGGACTTTCTTGGTTGCCCTGTTGGAGATGGAGACCGCCTCCTCTGTGGCTGCTGCCGTCTCCTCTTTCTGAATCTCTGCGAATGTCTTTCTCGCATTGGAAATCTCAACCATGTTCTTTTCCGATGTCTCCGGATATTCCGTGATTTTGACAATCCTCTGTTTTTCTTTCGTTCTGGTTTTCTTTGACACAAGTGTGACCGTGTCTCCGATTCCGTATGAAAGAATGTCTTTGTATTTTTCTGACGCTTTCGCAAGGTCGACCACCTCCGCAGTATATGCCTTGTATGGTCGTGACATTTCCTCAATTTTTGCCGTCGCATCCTCAATCAGACTTGTGGTGTTGGTGTATCGCTCATCTTTCCACACATACGCCTTGATTTTGGAACTATACTGAAAATTGTCGATGTAATCTTTTCCGGTCAACCATTCCGGCGTGATGCCGTCCTTGCCTATCGGATAGATTCTTGTATAAAAATCATAGGTGTCGGATTTCAAAGATATTTTCCGGAGGTTCAATCCCTCCATGAAATAACACCCTCTGTCACTTCCTATCCTGTCATAAATGTCGATTGTCTTTGTCAGTGAGCGAATGATGCACTCACAACGGTATGTCGTGAGGCACTTTTGCAGGACATCCCATGCCGTGACACTTTCCTGCTCGTCAATGGTTCTTTTCTTTGTGACTGTGCATGTTCCGACATGCCACCCCGTACCCTCGAACGCAAACTCAAGACACGCTTTGATTGTCTGTTCATCCGATTCAAACCCATACGGGAACGCCGTTCCCTCCAATTCCTCCACGTTGAGGACGGCGGTGTATTTGTTGAACTGTTCCCCTTTTTCGACTGCTTTGAGAACAAATTCGTCCGTTTTAGTGCGTATATAATATTCTTCTTTGAGCAGGTCAACCAACGCTCCCGATGCAGGATAGTCAAACGTCAATTCCTTATCTCCGGAATCCAGTGTCGTGGTGATTGCCCTATCCTTGAATCCGGACAGTGTTCCGATTCTTTTCTTTTTATCATCAAAAATCTGCAACGCTCTCACCTCCTAAATCCACATCGGAGTATATCTGACCGTCACTCTTGCCTTTGTGTTGGAGAATATGAGTGCCGTTTCTCCTGCCTTTAATACCGGAAATTCCCACAAATCCACCTTGTCAAATGCGTTCGCCCCGTCTATCGTCACAAGTCCGGTTTTTGCATCTATCACAACCGTTTTTCCTGCTGCAAGGCTCTCAACAATGATGTCCTCTCCCAGTCCGGTGATTGTGTAATTCGTCAAGGTGCTTTTTGCATATACCTCCACAACGCACGGAGTGTCTCTTGTACCCACTTTATAGAACGATGCGGAGGTTTTCCCGTCGAATGTGATTGAGAGGTCGTCATCGACGAAAAAGCCGTCAAATTCCACGTTTACGACGTACCTCTGTTTCACATTCTTTTTCTCATAGTCATTTGATGTGATGAACCCGATATATGTTCCTTTGTAGCCGTCAAGTTCCAACCTGCACGGCTTTGTGAAATTCATCATAAATTCTGATGCAGAACGGATGATGCTGTTCCTGTCCTTGCCCTTGAAATAGATTGACAGTTTCAAATGACCCATCTGAACATCTGTCTCAAGCTCTGTCGGGAGTGTTGCTCCCGACAACCATTCATAATTATTCATGATTGAGGGAGGCTGCACATCGGCGGTCAACTGTTTTGCGTTGTACGCTCTGATGTCTGTTCCGTTTATCTTCATCGCCTTGTTTTACCTCCCTTTCCTTTTGTCTGTGACCATCTGTGCATCAACCCTTGACACGGTTCTGCTTGCAACCTCGTCTCCGTCGATGTATGTGTGATTCGTCACATACACAATATTTGATTTTTGAACTGCATCCAGTTTCTTGTCGAGGATGTTGTTCAATTTGTTATAAAATTCTGCAAGTGGCAAGATTGCCTCGTCGCCTGCCTCGCCTCCTACCATGAGGCTGCTGCCGTTGATTCCGAACACAGTCGGATTTGTCATGATACCGCCGGATTTATACCACTGAATCGAGAATGACGGGAGTGAACCCTTTCCTCCGATTCCGTATGGTGCTTTCCCTCCGCTCACGCTAATATGAGGCAGGTTCAAGTGTGGCAATGACCATTTGAAATTGAACGCCGATTTGATTCTTGACAACGCACCTGTCACCGCTCCGTGTGCGGATTCCATCTTTGAGGAGAATGATGATTTGATGCTCTCCATCGCAGACGATGCGGTCGATTTCGCACTCGCTAATTTGCTTGAGAATGCCGATTTGATGCTGTCAAGTTTTCCACCTGTCAGAGTGTTCGCCGTACCCATGAGAGAGTTCATTGTGTCTTTTATGCCCGTAAACGTAGCAGACACAATTCCCTTGATTCCCCCGCCTTTTTCACTGTATGCGGATTTCATGTGGTCGAGTTTTGTTGACACATTGGACTTTGCTGTTTCCATGAGGGAGGTCGCTTTGTCCTTTATATTCGTGAAATCAGTCGACCATTTTGATTTTATCTCCGAAACTTTTGAGGAGAATCCGGATTTGATTTCCGTCAATTTATTCGTTGCATTATTTTTCCATTCCGTCATTTTTGTCGTGACGGTGGTTTTCATATTCTCCCAACCTGTCGAGACATTGGACTTGATGTCTGAAACCTTTGTCGAAAAATTTGACTTGATTTCATTCAGTTTGTTCGATGCGTTGGTTTTCCATTCCGTCATTTTTGTCGTGACGGTAGTTTTCATATTTTCCCAACCATCGGAAACCTTTGTTTTGATTTCCGATGTCTTTTCAGAGAATTTTGATTTGATTTCAGAGAGTTTTCCTCCGGATAAATTATCAACGAATGTGAATCCTGCTGAATAATATCCTTTGATTCCCTCCCATCCGGCAGCGACAACGCCCTTGATACCGCCTCCGTTTTCTTCATAGGCGGTTTTCATGTTCCCCAGTTTTTCCTTTGCCGTTTCGGTCGCTGCCGACATGACATTATGAACTGTGTCCTTTACGCCGTTGAATACTTTCGAGGCTGCTTGTCCTATTGTGCTGTTTTTTATGCTGTCACCGATTTCCTTGACCTTATTTGTGACCGCCTCTTTCGCTTTCGTGAACGCTCCCGTGATGGTCTCTTTGATTGCATTGAATTTTTCCTTGATGTTGCCCCATAATTCGGACAGTTTTTCCTTGACCGTATCCCAGTTTTTGTATAAGGCGACACCTGCTGCAATCAGTCCGGCAATCAGTGTCACAATCAGAATAATCGGACACAAGTTCATGACTGCATTGAGTGCCGTTTGTGCCACCGTCATTCCTCCGGTTGTTGCCGTGGCTGCTGTTGTAGCTGCCGTATGTGCTGCCGTGGCTGCTGTTCCTGCCGTATCTGCTGCCGTTCCTGCTGCCGTGGCTGCTGTCTTTGCCGTAATCTTTGCAATTATCTTTGCAGCTCCGGACACAAATTTCTGTCCGGTCGTTACCGTGTCAGAGATTCCCTTTGCCACTTTTCCGAATCCGATTGACAACGGACCGATAGCAGCGACCACAAGACCAACTTTGAGAACTG comes from Coprococcus phoceensis and encodes:
- a CDS encoding BppU family phage baseplate upper protein gives rise to the protein MAALTKLTTNINLEMSGDTKRYLVSAKQGDKATRFIVARLLNNGEPYTIPTGARAVINIVKPDGKHVYNTCSYSGSDVTVELTNQALAASGTAYCDIEIRTSDDSQVITSASFTMEIEPSQRNENAILSANEFTDLENRIAGHIKNIDDTDAAVKKAESARVVAENARVKAESARETAENKRQENENTRIQQEQQRQQDTSQAVKNTNDATDESKRATTACKEVTERAEDALQNQEQLEATLNTATQIRQDVSQMQTAVAEAKKQVEQDKKDIDDTIQNSLLASAEKILESVQDYFNRAEALYSSMYLDCDGETPYLRTVTPVFIDGATPQVRNANEGVDFDGGTPTSRQLAV
- a CDS encoding phage distal tail protein, with protein sequence MKINGTDIRAYNAKQLTADVQPPSIMNNYEWLSGATLPTELETDVQMGHLKLSIYFKGKDRNSIIRSASEFMMNFTKPCRLELDGYKGTYIGFITSNDYEKKNVKQRYVVNVEFDGFFVDDDLSITFDGKTSASFYKVGTRDTPCVVEVYAKSTLTNYTITGLGEDIIVESLAAGKTVVIDAKTGLVTIDGANAFDKVDLWEFPVLKAGETALIFSNTKARVTVRYTPMWI
- a CDS encoding phage tail tape measure protein codes for the protein MAYTSVKISADSSSYQSQMKSAASQMKVLSAEYTTAATKAKLFGSETDSLKAKAESLTQKITVQKNIVQLNSEQQEKLTKKLSDQKTKQEELKTKIDAAKEAYEKSTAETGKNSEQSKALKDELDKLEKEFTANETAIGKTETALANQTVKTEKSKTALMNMEAELKNVNDQLKDNKLEKFATACDTAGTKMESFGKKMSVVSAGIAGIGAASIKAFTELDEGYDTIVTKTGATGEALEGLTKSADNVFGTMPEDMSTVGEAIGEVNTRFHTTGTELEKTSKQFIQFATINGTNVTQSVDQVDKIMKAWNVDASQTGNLLGLLTAKAQETGISVDTLEGYVLDNNAQFKEMGLSLPQAINLMAQFDANGVDSTQAMAGLKKALQNATSEGKSMDEALSDTIGSIKNAKTETEAMQIATELFGKKGAAEMTKAIRENRIDLTSLSSSMEEYGSTVEDTYNGTLDPIDNAKVAMNNAKLALSTLASTAQTSAAPMIEKLTGKIQELTQWFTSLSPAQQETVLKVGLVVAAIGPLSIGFGKVAKGISDTVTTGQKFVSGAAKIIAKITAKTAATAAGTAADTAGTAATAAHTAATTAATATTGGMTVAQTALNAVMNLCPIILIVTLIAGLIAAGVALYKNWDTVKEKLSELWGNIKEKFNAIKETITGAFTKAKEAVTNKVKEIGDSIKNSTIGQAASKVFNGVKDTVHNVMSAATETAKEKLGNMKTAYEENGGGIKGVVAAGWEGIKGYYSAGFTFVDNLSGGKLSEIKSKFSEKTSEIKTKVSDGWENMKTTVTTKMTEWKTNASNKLNEIKSNFSTKVSDIKSNVSTGWENMKTTVTTKMTEWKNNATNKLTEIKSGFSSKVSEIKSKWSTDFTNIKDKATSLMETAKSNVSTKLDHMKSAYSEKGGGIKGIVSATFTGIKDTMNSLMGTANTLTGGKLDSIKSAFSSKLASAKSTASSAMESIKSSFSSKMESAHGAVTGALSRIKSAFNFKWSLPHLNLPHISVSGGKAPYGIGGKGSLPSFSIQWYKSGGIMTNPTVFGINGSSLMVGGEAGDEAILPLAEFYNKLNNILDKKLDAVQKSNIVYVTNHTYIDGDEVASRTVSRVDAQMVTDKRKGR
- a CDS encoding phage tail protein, whose product is MQIFDDKKKRIGTLSGFKDRAITTTLDSGDKELTFDYPASGALVDLLKEEYYIRTKTDEFVLKAVEKGEQFNKYTAVLNVEELEGTAFPYGFESDEQTIKACLEFAFEGTGWHVGTCTVTKKRTIDEQESVTAWDVLQKCLTTYRCECIIRSLTKTIDIYDRIGSDRGCYFMEGLNLRKISLKSDTYDFYTRIYPIGKDGITPEWLTGKDYIDNFQYSSKIKAYVWKDERYTNTTSLIEDATAKIEEMSRPYKAYTAEVVDLAKASEKYKDILSYGIGDTVTLVSKKTRTKEKQRIVKITEYPETSEKNMVEISNARKTFAEIQKEETAAATEEAVSISNRATKKVLENYSTTEEIETKITASKEAVEAGVAYTLKNYYTSVQMDSLIKATKEEISQEVKHVEENSMHNYVVNGDFSNGLDDNWYNSNETNNAVMDVSGLGTVAKILKTSSSGSYIRQNLGKIPAGTYRVRYKAATAAGYESTARVQVGALGSYSTTSSGALKSKEFTTIEREITVSEGTKYVYIYAYTQNAPVYITDIEVLGLYSLYADAKIQVTAEEITSEVNKKVNEDDFGTLITQNAYNVRIAFNKGSSYMQFDSTAITMYTGTITDNQKRTRFDYNGTHFYRDGYYVGKIGTNTMKDNDSQRGLVFDIESNTAYMSWSNKESANASVYTMKWSYCTQQCGNYEANMLHAGADINMHFFTLRNVSFEDGSISGTLTFKQPLEVGSDGKLTKWSTATLEFKRGILVSGTWSNG